The DNA segment GAGCTTCTCCACCACCATGGACGCGTACTGCTCCAGCGAGTCCTCGCGCGTGTTGCCGTTGAGCACCACCTCCCAGCCCATCTGCTCCGCGAAGCGGCGCACGCCGGGGATGCGCGACAACAGCGGCGTGAAGCTCTCCGTGCTCACGCCGTTCTCGCTCACCACGAACACTTCGTTCGCGGTGGCCACCGCCAGGGACATGTTCCCCTGCGTGTGGCCGGGCGTGCTCAGCAGCGCCGCGCCCTGGCCCAGCCACGTGTCCCCGTCCAGCAGCACCACGCGCTCCTCGGGGACGTCCGTGCCGCCGGGCACGAACCACACGTGCTGCATGGGGTGCAGGTGCTTCACCATGGTCCACTCGGCGCGCTGCACCAGCAGCTTCGCCCGGGGGAAGACGCCCGCCGAGCCGTCACCGCCCAGCCAGCCGCGCAGGTCCTGGATGTGCAGGTGGTCGAAGGCCAGGTAGTCCACGTCCGACGGCGTCAGCCCCAGCTGCTCCAGGTGGCCCTGCACCGTGCCGTGGCGGGTGGACATCACCTTGTCGGAGAGGAACGCGCCGTAGCGCTCGCGCAGCGCGCGGTAGAAGGGCGCCGCATGGCCCCGCTCGTAGTCGGTGGGGTTGAAGAGCAGGGTGCGCCGCTGGCCGGTGCCGGCCTCCGCGAACTGCACCACCTGCATGCGGTTGGTCATCATCACGTAGGGCGCCGGAGACAGCGCCGCCCCGCTGAAGGCGAACAGCGTGGGGTAGGGGAACGTGATGAGGTCGCGGGTGGCCACCGCCGCCACCGGACCCTCCCGGACGAAGGCCTCGCGCGCCTCCAGCGCGGCGCGGCGCAGCTTCTGCAGGCGGGGACCGGGCGAACGCTCGGCGCGGGCCTCGGGCAGCAGGGGCAGGGGACGGAACGGGGCGGAGGCGGAAACCATGACGCGACTCCCTTCGGGCAGGGGGACAGGCCCCCTGGCTGGCCGGCCGGCGTGCCACTCCGAGTGTAGCGCCGCCAGAAGGGCAGCGACACGTGGCCCCTTCGCTGTATAGGGTCGGAATGGCGATGGCGAGGAAGTCCGACGACACCCTCTCGGGAGATGTTCAGCCGGAAGACATCCGGCTGGAGGCCTCCCTGCGCCCGCGCACCTTCGACGAGTACGTGGGGCAGGGGGCGGTCGTCGAGAAGCTCAAGGTGTACGTGGCCGCGGCGAAGAGCCGGGGCGACGCGCTGGACCACTGTCTGTTCTCCGGACCCCCGGGCCTGGGCAAGACGTCGCTCGCGCACATCATCGCGAACGAGCTGGGCGTGGGCATCCACGTCACCAGCGGCCCCGCGCTGGAGAAGAAGGGGGACCTGGCGGGCCTGCTCACCAACCTCAACGAGCGGGACATCCTCTTCATCGATGAAATCCACCGCCTCAACGCCGCCGTGGAGGAGTACCTCTACCCGGCGATGGAGGACTTCCGGCTGGACATCACCATCGACACCGGGCCCGCCGCCCGCGCGATGAAAATTGATTTGCCGCCCTTCACCCTGGTGGGCGCCACCACGCGCACGGGCCTGCTCACGTCCCCCCTGCGCGACCGCTTCCAGATCCAGGACCGCCTGGAGTACTACGAGCCGAAGTTCCTGGAGCAGATCCTCGACCGCTCCGCGCGCATCCTCGGCGTGCCCATGGACCGCGCCGCCAGCCGCGAGGTCTCCACCCGCTCGCGCGGCACGCCCCGCATCGCGAACCGCCTCTTGCGCCGCCTGCGCGACTTCGCCCAGGTGGAGGGCAACGGCCGCATCACCTACGACCTGGCGCACGACTCCCTGAGCCGCCTGGGCGTGGACGCCAGCGGCCTGGACGCGATGGACCGCAAGATCCTGCTGACCATCCTGGAGAAGTTCGGCGGCGGCCCGGTGGGCGTGGAGACCATCGCCGCGAGCGTGGGCGAGCAGCGCGACACCATCGAGGACGTCTACGAGCCCTTCCTCATGCAGGAGGGCTTCCTCATGCGCACGCCCCGCGGCCGCACCGCCACGCTGCGCACCTACCAGTACTTCAAGAAGACGCCGCCCCCCACCCCACAGGGGACCCTCTTCTAGCCCCAGCCCTTCCGCCATGAGCCAAGCCTCCGCGCCCGCCGTGCCCACGGTCCTCCCCGGTTCCCGCGACTACTACGGCGACCTGATGCGCGCCTCGCAGGCCACGCGCGCGGGCTTCCTCGCGGAGAGGGAGCGCTGGCTCCGGGGCGTGCCGGTGGAGGGCCGCGAGGAGCTGCTCTTCGAGTTCGAGATGTGGCTGCGCGCCGTGGAGCGCTACTTGAACCTCCACAACTCCGTGGTGGACGCCCGCGCCCGGCCGCTGGTCACGCGCGACTTCCACGAGGAGCTGGTGGACGTGCGCGACGCCATGGAGCGCGCGGTGCGCGTCGCCCGGCACCTGCAGGACCCGGACAGCGACCCGAAGATGGTCTTCCGCAAGTACGTGGAGACCCAGCTCGCGGATGACCGCGTGCGCCGGCTGCTGATTGAAGAAGAGCTGGACCAGGAGACCCCGCCGGAGAGCCTCTTCGTCGTGCGCGAGGCCTTCGACGCGCTGAAGAACCTGCTCGACAACCTGCTCCAGCTGCCGCTCATCGGCCTGTCGCTGTTCCAGGACGTGGGCAAGCTGACGCTGCGGGAGATCGTCCTCAACCGCTACTTCCGCCCCTTCCGCCCGCTGGAGTTCCGCGTCGAGTACGACCGGCTTCGCTCCGTGCGCCTGCTGGATGTCCTGGGCACGCTGCCTTCCGACACGCGGCCCCTCTTCACCACCGCGTTCCTGGGCCTCTTCCGCGTGCTGCACTACCTGACGCACGTGGACCCGGAGTCCCAGCCGCCCGTGCCGCGCCGCGTGCGCGTGCTCCTGTCGCTGGTGCGCGGGGAGGTCTCCGCCGTCGCCAGCTACCTGCACACGGAGCTGTCCCCCAAGGCCGGCCCCAAGCACCTGCAGGCCGCCACGCTGCGCGCCGCGCGCGACCTGGCCCGGGAGACGGACCGCATCTCCCGCGATGTGCTGGTGGACCTGGACCGCGACCCCGCCGCCCCCCTGCGCGCCGCGGAGGCCTTCACCACGCTGCTGCGCCAGCAGATCGTCGCGCTGGTGGACGCGCTGTCCCCCAACGGCTCGCTGGGGGACGAGGCCTTCGCCCACCTCACCAGCGCCCAGGACGCCGCGCTGCGCCTGCGCAAGGACCTGTGGGTCTACGCCCAGCTCTGCCGCGCCGCCGAGAGCCACCTGCGCGCGGAGGACGTCGTGGCCGCCGAGCGCGTGCTGGAGGCCCTCAAGTCGTTCCTCGACTACTTCCACGACGGCGGCTACCAGCTGCTGCGCTACGCGGACTACGACGCCTTCGACCGCTTCACCTCGCTCCTGGTGGAGCTGCCCTGGCCCCCGGAAGGCCCCGGCATCCGCAGCCGCCTGGCGGAGGACCTCCGGCGGTTCTCACAAACGCTGGAGACCACCTTCCACGCCGTCAGCCGCCGCTCGCTCCTGCAGGGCCGCGGCTTCGACCGGCCGGACGCGGAAGCCCTGCGCGATCGCTTCCTGCCGCCTTCCGGACGCTGACCCACCCTCCCGGTCATGATTTCCGTCAAGCCCCGGACTCTCCGTGAGTCCCGGGCCGGCGTTTGCTTCCGGGCACTCGCCTGCGATAGAGACGCGCCCCTGTTGCGTGGGTGACACGTACTCCCGGTTGGCGCGAAACCGTCCGGGGGTGGCGGGGTCCGAAGGATGGATTCCGGACATCGCTGTCACGGTGGGAGGAGCAGTGGTGGGTTTCCCAAGAGGGGTGTCCGCGCCCCGGTCCAGGCCGTACCCCGTCCGGGTCCCCGGTTCGCCAGCAGTTCCGGGGGGTTGGGAAGGGCCGGGGGGCCCCTCCACGCAGTCCTTGTGTCACGGCCCCGTGGCATGTTGATTGCTCCTATGTGCACCGCGTCAGACCGCGGTGGAACGGCCTGACGGGGCCATACCCCGCGTATGTCAGTACGAAGCAGTCCCTAGAGGCGACACCGACATGCTCCAGCTCACCGACTTCCAGCGCACCCTCTCCCAGCCGGCCGTCTGCCGCGGCGTGGGGCTCCACTCCGGGTTGCCCGTGACGCTGACCCTGAAGCCCGCGCCCGCGGGTCACGGCATCGTCTTCGTCCGCACGGACCTGGCGCGCCCGGTGAGCATCCCCGCGCTGGCGGAGTACGTGGTGGACACGTCGCTGGCCACCACCCTGGGCCGGGACGGCGTGAAGGTGGGCACGGTGGAGCACCTGATGTCCGCGCTCGCGGCGCTGGGCATCGACAACGTGCGCGCGGAGCTGGACGGGCCGGAAGTGCCCATCATGGACGGCAGCGCGGCGCCCTTCACCCACGCCATCATGGAGGCGGGCTCGCACGAGCTGGACGCGCCTCGCGAGTACCTGGTCATCAAGAAGAGCGTGGTGGTGCAGGACGGCGACAAGCAGGCCTCGCTCACCCCCGCCCGGCGCTTCCGCATCAGCTGCACCATCGACTTCGAGCACCCCGTCATCCAGGGCCAGTCCTTCGACGTGGACGTGAACGACCGGGGCTTCTCGCGTGAGATTTCCCGCGCCCGCACGTTCGGCTTCCTGCGCGACGTGGAGAAGCTCAAGACGCTGGGCCTGGCGCGCGGCGGCTCGCTGGAGAACGCGGTCGTCGTGGACGAGGCCTCCATCCTCAACCCGGACGGCCTGCGCTTCCCGGACGAGTTCGTGCGCCACAAGATCCTGGATGCCATCGGCGACGTGTCGCTGTTCGGCCGGCCTGTCATTGGCCACATGACTGCCTTCAAGACGGGCCACGCGCTCAATCACAAGCTGGTGCGCAAGGTGCTGGCGGACCCCTCCTGCTTCGACATCGTCACCGCGCGCCGCCGGGACGTGGAGGGCCGTGAGTCGGGCCGCGGAAGCCTCGCGGGCGCGTTGGAGCTGGAGCCCCTGGTCGCCTGAACGCCAGACTGGCAATTCCTTGCCAGTCCCGGGGACCTCTATTAAGTCGGCTGGCTATGTCCATGCGCTCTACTCGCATCGCCCTGGCCGCTCTCCTCGCGGCATCCCTCACCGCCGGTTGCAACAAGGAGAAGGCGCCGGCCAATGCCCAGGCGCCCGCCGCGCAGGCCCAGGCGGCCAATGCCGCGGAGCCCTCGGCGGACACCGTGGTGGCCACCTTCGGCAACAACGAGAAGGTCACCTTCGGTGAGCTCAACGAGCGCATCAAGGAGCCGCTGGCCAACCTGGACAAGCAGAAGTTCCAGCTGCGCAAGCGCGGCCTGGAAGGGCTCGTCACGGAGCGCCTGGTGAAGGCCGAGGCCACCAAGCGCGGCATCACCGAGGACCAGCTGCTCAAGGCGGAGATCGACGACAAGATCCCCGCGCCTCCGGAAGAGAAGATCAAGGAGGTGTTCGAGGGCGCCAAGGGCCAGCTGCCCCCGGGCGCGACCTACGAGCAGATGAAGCCGCAGATCGTGGACTTCCTGTCCGGCCAGCAGAAGCAGGAGCAGGCCCAGAAGTTCTTCGACTCGCTCCGCCAGGGCGCCAACGTGAAGTACGAGCTGCCCGAGCCCCCGCGCCCGCCCGCGGAGCGCAAGCAGGTGGCCGCCACCGGCCCGTCCAAGGGTCCGGAGAACGCGCCGGTCACCATCGTGGAGTTCAGCGACTTCCAGTGCCCGTTCTGCAGCCGCGCCATCGCGTCGGTGGACCAGGTGACGAAGACCTACGGCGACAAGGTGCGCCTGGTGTTCCGCCAGTTCCCCCTGGACTTCCACAAGCAGGCGCAGAAGGCCGCCGAGGCCTCGCTGTGCGCCAACGACCAGGGCAAGTTCTGGGAGATGCACGACAAGCTCTTCGCCAGCCAGCAGGCGCTGGGCGTGGATGACCTGAAGAAGTACGCGGGCGAGCTGAAGCTGGACACCGCCAAGTTCAACTCCTGCCTCGACTCCGGCGAGAAGGCCGCGACGGTGAAGGCGGACATGGCGGACGGCTCCAAGGTGGGCGTCAGCGGCACGCCGGCGTTCTTCATCAACGGCATCATGCTGTCCGGCGCGCAGCCCTTCGACGAGTTCAAGAGCGTCATCGACGCGGAGCTCAAGGGCGCGAAGTAGTCCTGAAGCTCGGCAGTGAGGGAGGGCTGCGGTGGCGTCCAAACCCAGGGCCACGCCCCGCGTGAGCGGTGAGGCGGCTTCGCTCGAGCTGGAGCGGCCGCTCGCCGCCGTCGTCTCTCCCACCCGGCCCCTCTCGGCGCACTTCCTGGCGCCGGAGGGGCTGGTGCTCCTCCCGGAATCCCACGGCGCGTCCGGCTTCTTCGCCGGCAGCCTGGAGACGCTCTCGGTCGAGGAGGTGTTCGCTCAAATCCTCTCCGGCATCCGCACGGGCCAGCTCGTCGTGCAGCACGGCGGCGTGCGCCGCACGGTGGCCTTCCGCGACGGGCAGGTGGTCTTCGCCACCTCCAGCGAGCGCTGGGAGCGGCTGGGCGCGGTGATGGTGCGGCTGGGGCTCCTGACGGAGGCGAAGCTCGCCCAGGCGCTCGCGCAGGTGACGCCCGCGCGCCGGATTGGCCAGGTGCTCACGTCGCAGGGGCTGGTCTCCGAGGCCAGCCTCTACAGCGCCATGACGTTCGTGGTGCGCGAGGTGGTGCTCAACCTCTTCGAGATGGTGGAGGGCAGCTTCCTCTTCCTGGAGGCCAAGGCCCCGGCGGTGGACGCGGTGAAGCTGCCGGAGCGCACGCGCGACCTGGTGCTCACCGGCATCAAGCGCGCGGAGGAGACGGGCCGGCTGCGCCGCCGCTTCCCGGACGACATGCGCGTGACGCCCGGCCCCCAGGGCGCGCTGCCCGGCGAGGAGGCCCTGTTCGCCAGGCTGGGCGAGGGCACCACGCTGGGCGTGCTCCGGGCCGCCTACGCGGGCAGCCTGTACGCGTTCTACAGCGGCGTGGAGGAGGCGGTGCGCGGCGGCCACCTGGCCGTGCGGCCCGCGGAGGCGCCTCCCGCCCCGGGCCCCGCGGTGGAGGGCATGGCCTGGGAGCTCCTGTCCGCGGAGGAGCGCTACAACCTCCTCCTGTCCCTGGTGCACCGCGCGCTGCGCGAGGCGGGCCGGGACGTGGACCTGCTGCGCGGCTTCGTGGAGGCGCCGCCCCCGGGGCTGGAGGACGCCTACCAGGGCGTCACGCTGGGGCCGGACGGGCGCGTGGACGTGGCCCGGCTGCGCGCCAACGTGTCCACCAGCGGCGGTGAGGCGGTGGGCCGGGCGATGGCGCTGGAGGCGCTGGACGCGTTCGTGTCCTACGCGCTGTTCTCCGCGCGCAACGTGCTGCCCGCGGACGTGGCCGAGCGGCTGGCCAACACCTACCGGACCCTCCAGGGCGGCCTGACGTAGCCCAGGCCCCAGGCGGGGAGTTTCCTCCGTCGGACAGCGTACACCGCCCCCACGTGCCCCTGGCGGCCCCTGGGGTGGGTGCCCACGTTCCTCGCCACGGCTGGTGGCAGGCGGGGGACGAGCGACATGGGCGCGATGCGGATGTTGGGGTGGGGTGTGCTTCTGCTGAGCACGGCGTGTGGCGCGTCCCGGACGGCGGTGACGAAGGCGGAGCCCGGCACGGGCGGCTCGGGCAGGGCTTCCGATGAGTCCGCCATCGCCTCCACCACGCGGCGCTACGTGGACGAGGACCTGGGCTTCGAAATCGTCCGGCCCACCGCGGAGTGGCAACTGGACGAGACGAACGAGCGCACCCCGGAGGGGCTGGCGATTCCCGTCATCCTGCGCCACCGCGTGACGGGGGCCCAGGTGGTGCTGCAGGTGGCGCCCGGCGTGGCCACGCCCGTGCAGTTCGCGGAGCGGCTGACGCAGGGGCTGCGCCAGCAGCCGGGCTTCACCACCACGGATCCGCGGCCCATCGCGCTGTCGGACAACGCCGTGGGCTTCGACTTCCAGGTGGGGGAGGGCGTGCGCGGCAAGGTGGCCGTGCGCGAGGGCAACTCCGGCCGCGTGCTGATGATGCTGGCCACGTGGCCCACGGAGGCCTCCGCCGACATCACCCAGAGCGTGGACGACCTGATGGCCGGTGTCCGTCCGCTCCCGGAGCCGAGCGTGGCGGTGCGCTCGACGCCCCGGACGCCCTGAAAAGGGAAAGGCCCCAGGCCTCACGCCGCGGAAGGCGTGGGACCCAGGGCCCTTGAAGCCCCGCGCTGACCTTAAGCGCGGGCCGGCTTGCCCTTGGCGGCCTTCGGGGCCTTGGCGGCCTTGGGCGCCTTGGTGGCGGGAGACTCGGCCTTGGTGGGCTCCGGCTGCGAGGCGACCTCCGTGGCCCGGCGGCGCACCAGCTCCACCAGCGTGCGCGCGCCCACGCCCGTGCCACCCTTGTTGAGGTAGCCGCGCTCCTTGGGGCTGTTGGACGGACCGGCGATATCCAGGTGCACCCAGGGCGTGTCGCCCACGAACTCCTTGAGGAAGAGGGCCGCGTTGATGGCGCCGCCCCAGCGCTCGCCGGAGTTCTTCATGTCCGCCACTTCCGAGCGCAGCGCGTCCTTCTGCAGGTCGCTGACGGGCAGGCGCCACATCTCCTCGCCCGCGGCGCGCGCGGCGGCGAGCACGCTGTTCACCGTGTCGTCGTCGTCGCCGAAGGCGCCCACGATGTAGTTGCCCAGCGCCACCATGCACGCGCCCGTGAGCGTCGCCAGGTCGATGATGGCGGACGGCTCGTGCTCGGCGGCCCAGGTGATCATGTCACCCAGCACCAGGCGGCCTTCCGCGTCCGTGTTGGTGATCTCCACCGTCTTGCCGGAGCGCGCCGTGAGGATGTCACCCGGCTTGTACGCCGTGCCGGACGGCATGTTCTCACACGCGCCGATGAAGGCGTGCACGGGGAAGGGCGGCTTCACCACGGAGCCGATGACCTTCATCGCGGCCAGCACCGCGGCGGAGCCGGCCATGTCCGTCTTCATCTCCACCATGCCCTCGGTGGGCTTGAGCGACAGGCCGCCCGAGTCGAACGTGATGGCCTTGCCCACCAGCGCCAGCGGGGCGCGCTTGGCGTCCTTCGCGTTCTTCGGCGTGTAGACGAGGTGGATGAGCCGGGGCTCCTGCACGCTGCCGGCGGTGACGCCCAGGAACATGCCCATGTTCAGGCGTTCGATCTCCTTGCGCCCGCCAATCTCCGCCGTGAGCCCGCCTTCCTTCGCGGCCTGCTGCGCGGCCTGCGCCAGCTTCGTGGGGGTCACCACGTTGGGGGGCTCGTTGACCAGGTCGCGCGCCCAGTTGACGGCCTCCGCCAGCTTCAGGCCCAGGTTCAGCGCGTCGTCCAGCGCGCGCGACTTCTCCGTGCCCTCCGGCAGGGACAGCGTGGCGCGCGTCAGCTTGGGCGCGCCCTTCTCCTCGCGCGCGGCGGACTTGTACTTGTCGAAGCGGTAGACGCCCAGCTCCAGGCCCTCCACCACCGCGCGCACGGCCATCGCCGCGTCGTCCGTGGCGGGCACGCGGAAGCCGATGGCGGTGGCCTTCAGCCGCTGCGCCGTCTTCGCCGCGCGGCCCGCGGCCAGCCGCAGCACCTCCGGCTGGAAGCGCGCGCGGTTGCCCAGGCCCAGCAAGAGGACGCGGTCGGAGCCCAGCTTCCCCAGGGTGTGCAGGAGGAAGGACTGGTCCCCCTTGCCCTTGAAGCCCTCCTGGGTGGCGGCGGCGCGCAGCTTGCCCTCCAGGGCCGAGTCCGCGGCAGCCAGCGCCGCGGGGGCGGAATCACCCAGCTCGCCCTCGAAGAGGGGGATGACGAGCAGCTCACCGCTCACCGGCGCGGCTTCACCGGAGACGAGACTGAATTGCATGGCGACTTGGACTCCTGAAAAGGAAGGGGGTGATCCGAGGGGCGCGACTGTAGACGCGGGCCGTGTTGCTCGCAAAGCGCTGGTTGCCACTCGGGCATTGCAATGCCCCGGCGCGCTGGATAGCTGTGCACTCCCAATGCCCACCCTGCTGCTGCATCTGACGGCCATCGAACGGTTGGCCGCCCATCCGGACGGGCTCCCCGCCGACTGGGTGCGAGCGCTGACCGAGGACCTGCCCTACGCGCGCTTCGGCGCGGCGCTGCCGGACCTGCCCCTGTGCGCGGGCGTGCGCGGGGGCCTGGGCGTGCTGATGCAGCCGGAGGCCGGCTGGCCCCCCTTCGCGCGGCTGTACCACGAGCGCGCCCCGGTGGGCCTGGGCCTGAAGATGGCGGAGCTCGTGGCCTCCGGGGCCCTGGTGGGCACGGAGGCGGGCCTGGCCATCCTGGCCGGCTACTTCACGCACCTGAGCCTGGACCGGCGCCTCCACCCGCTGGTGGACGGGCTGGTGCTGCGCCACCGCCGCAAGGGCGAGCGGGCCTGGGACGCACGGCGTCAGGTGGAGTGGGCCCAGACGCTCTTCTTCCTGCGCGAACAGGACGGCACGGATGGCGTGGGCACCGCGCGCATCCGCGAGAAGTTCCAGGTCGTGAAGAGCTCCGGCATCCCGCTGCGCGGCATCGGCCGGGGCATCTACGAGCTGGTCCGGCTGGCCTCGCAGGACCGCGTGGGGCAGGCCCCCACCAAGGCGGAGCTGGACGGCTGGGTGCGCGGCCTCTACGTCTCCGGCGCCTTCCTCTCCAGTCCGCTCGGCCGCATGAGGGCGCTGCCGGCGTACTCGCAGCTCTCCTTCCAGGAGCTGTACCGCAATGATCACTTTGACTTCGCGGTGGAACTGGACGCCGCGCTGGAAGTGACGCGCGGGCTGATCAAGAAGCTGCACGGCTACATGGCGCGCGGCACCTACACGCCGCGCACGCGCGCGCGCTTCCTGGAGGACTTCCCCGAGGGAACGCTGGGCGCCACCGCCGCGTAGTGAACGGATCCACACGGCCCGCGTCCCAGGGTCGTGTCCGCGTGCAGGGCATCCAACCAATCAAGCCGGTTGCCCTCGGGGATGTGCCGCTATCCGAAGCGGGGAGCGCCTCCTATCCTCGATAGGGAATGACGGTCTTCCTCCTCATGGCGGCGGGTGTGTTGGCGGGTGGGTTGGGGTCGCTCCTGGGCATCGGAGGCGGCATCGTCCTGGTGCCCGCGCTGGTGTTGGGATTCGGAATCCCGCTGGAGCAGGCCGTCCCCGCGAGCCTGATGTGCGTGGTGGCCAACTCCTGCGCCGCCGCCGCCAGCTACGTGGAGAACAAGCTCAGTGACTTGCGCCTGGGGCTCACGCTGGAGCTGGCCACGGTGCTGGGCGCCATCGCCGGCGGGCTCGTCGCCGCCTTCGTCGCGGAGGCGATGGTGGCCGTGGTGTTCGGCCTCTTCACGCTCTTCGTGTCGCTCCAGATGATGCTCCTGCGCACCCCGCGTCAGGAGCCCGCGACGGCGGCCAACTACGTCCCCGGCAACTACCCGCTGGGCATCTCCGGCTCCTTCGTGGCGGGCGGCCTGTCCGCGCTCCTGGGTGTGGGCGGCGGTCCGCTGAAGGTGCCGCTGATGACCTACGGCATGCGCGTGCCCTTCAAGGTCGCCAGCGCCACCAGCAACCTCATGGTGGGCGTCACCGGGGCGGCGAGCGTCGCGGCCTACGCCTGGCGCGGCCAATTGAATCTCGGGCTCGTCGCGCCGTTGGTCGTAGGGGTGCTGGCCGGAGCATCCGTGGGCAGCAAGCTGATGTTGAGGACGCCGACCGCGGTGCTGAAGAAGCTCTTCGCGGCCGTCCTGCTCATCGTGGCCGGACAGATGTTGTGGAAGGGAGGGGAGGGGTTGTGGCCGAGCGTATGGAAATGAGTGAAGCAGAGCCTGAAATACCCGGTGTCCACCCGTCGATGATGGTGCCGGATGCAGGGCCCCCGCGTCGCAACGCGCGGGCGACGTCGGTGGTGCTGGACGCGGAGTTCCCCCAGGAACTGCCGCGGGAACCCATCACCCAGCCAGAGGCAGTCCCTCGCGAGCGCCGGGGGGCGAAGCGGCTCGCGGCGGGAGAACGGTGGATTGCCCGCGTGCTGCGCACCGGGGCCGTGACGAGCGGCGCCATGTTCGTCACGTCACTCGCGCTGGAGCTGCTGCCACGCGACGAGTCCGTGCACGTGGCCATCGACCTGCTGCGCAAGGGCGCGGCGTCCATGCTGCTGGTGACGCCGGTGGCGCGGCTGGCGATGGCGGGCACGCTCCTGGGCCTGCGCGGCGAGTGGCGTTACGCCGCCATCGCCGCGGGCGTCATCGGGCTGCTCGCGCTGGCGGTGGGCGCGGGCTTCCAGGCCTGACGCGAAGCAAGACGCAGGAAGACCGCGCGCGGGGCTACACGCCGCGCGCGGCGAAGTGCGCGAGCACGTTCTTCACCTTCGCGACCTCGTCGTGCTGCTTCAGGTCCTCGTACATGGGCAGCACGGCCTCGAACTGCTCGCGGGCCGCGGGGTAGTCCTGGAGGTAGTAGCAGGACAGCCCCAGGTCCCATCTCGCGCGGGCCTCGTAGACGTGGTCGTGCAGGCCGCCGTACACGTCCACCGCGCGCAGGAGGTGCGGCCGCGCGTTGTCGTGGTGGCCCAGGAGCCCTTCCGCTTCGCCCAGCAGCAGGTGCCCCAGCGCGAGCGCCTCCGGGTCCTCGCCCTGCTCCAGCAGCGGCACGGCCTCCAGGAAGCGCTTGCGGGCGGGCTCGTACTCGCCCTTGGCCATGCGCAGGTCGCCGATGTCCAGGAGCAGCCGCGCGATGCGCTCGTTGTTGCGCGTCTGGCGGTAGAGGATGAGCGCCTCCTGGTATTTCTCCTCGGCGCCGTCGGCCTCGCCCAGCGAACGCAGGGACTCGCCGATGCACGCGCGGCAGAGCGCCTCGCCTTCGCGGTCACGCCCCTCGTTGAAGAGCAGGGCGGCGGTGGCCATGTGCTCGATGGCGCCCTTGTGGTCCTCGAAGTGGGCCTTCACCACACCCAGGCCGAAGAGGGCCTGTGCCTGACCGGGCTTGTTGCCCGCGGTCTTGAAGAAGCCATAGGCCTCCTCGTAGTGCTCACGGCTCTGCGCGTGGTCCTCCAGCATCCCGTACAGCTCCGCCAACTGCACCAGCCCCTGGCCCACCTCCGCGGGCGAGCCGGTGATGCGCAGCGGGGCGAGCGCGTTCTTCTGCTTCTGGATGGCGTCGGTGATGTGGGCGCGTTCGGTGTCGGACGGGTGCATGTCAGTTCTCGTGAACCTTGCGGCGGCGGACGCCCCTGTCCAGCGAATCGTGCTTCTCGGCGCCTTCAGCACCGTTGCCATCGGCTTCGGCGTTTCCGTTGCGCTCGGCCTTCTCCTTCTCGTGGACGAGCAGCGGGGAGAAGAAGCAGTCCTTCTTCGTGTACTCGTCGAAGGCGAACGCGAAGCGGTAGCTGGCCGCCGCGCGCTGGTTGCAGTCCGTGCGCTCGCAGAAGCGGCAGGAGATGCCGCTGGGGATGGCGTCCTTGCGCAGGTCGTTGGTGGGCAGGCCGTACGCCAGGTACTTCGCGTTCTCCGCGTGCGTGCCCAGGCCGATGGAGTACGCCGTGCCCTTCACGATGGAGCCTTCAATCGGCTGCAGCTGCACCTTCGCGAAGCAGAAGTACGTCGTGCCGTCCGGCATGATGGAGTACTGGCGCGTGATTTGAGACGGGTTGAGGAACGCCAGGTGCACCGCCCACTTCGCGCAGCTTCCGCCGCCCGAAGCGAAGCGGATGCCGGTGCCGCTGTAGCGCTTGGAGATGTTCCCGGCGATGTCCGCGCGCAGGAAGTGGAAGGGCAGGCCCTGGCGCTTGGGGTCGGACAGGTTGCAGATGCGGTGGGCCACCGTCTCGTAGGTGGTGCCGAAGATGTTGGAGAGCAGCTCCACGTCGTAGCGCGTGCGCTGCACCTCCTTGAAGAACTCGCCGTAGGGCAGCATCAGCGCGCCGGCGAAGTAGTTCGCCAGGTTTACTTTGATGAGGCGC comes from the Corallococcus macrosporus genome and includes:
- a CDS encoding tetratricopeptide repeat protein, encoding MHPSDTERAHITDAIQKQKNALAPLRITGSPAEVGQGLVQLAELYGMLEDHAQSREHYEEAYGFFKTAGNKPGQAQALFGLGVVKAHFEDHKGAIEHMATAALLFNEGRDREGEALCRACIGESLRSLGEADGAEEKYQEALILYRQTRNNERIARLLLDIGDLRMAKGEYEPARKRFLEAVPLLEQGEDPEALALGHLLLGEAEGLLGHHDNARPHLLRAVDVYGGLHDHVYEARARWDLGLSCYYLQDYPAAREQFEAVLPMYEDLKQHDEVAKVKNVLAHFAARGV
- a CDS encoding sulfite exporter TauE/SafE family protein → MTVFLLMAAGVLAGGLGSLLGIGGGIVLVPALVLGFGIPLEQAVPASLMCVVANSCAAAASYVENKLSDLRLGLTLELATVLGAIAGGLVAAFVAEAMVAVVFGLFTLFVSLQMMLLRTPRQEPATAANYVPGNYPLGISGSFVAGGLSALLGVGGGPLKVPLMTYGMRVPFKVASATSNLMVGVTGAASVAAYAWRGQLNLGLVAPLVVGVLAGASVGSKLMLRTPTAVLKKLFAAVLLIVAGQMLWKGGEGLWPSVWK
- a CDS encoding leucyl aminopeptidase; protein product: MQFSLVSGEAAPVSGELLVIPLFEGELGDSAPAALAAADSALEGKLRAAATQEGFKGKGDQSFLLHTLGKLGSDRVLLLGLGNRARFQPEVLRLAAGRAAKTAQRLKATAIGFRVPATDDAAMAVRAVVEGLELGVYRFDKYKSAAREEKGAPKLTRATLSLPEGTEKSRALDDALNLGLKLAEAVNWARDLVNEPPNVVTPTKLAQAAQQAAKEGGLTAEIGGRKEIERLNMGMFLGVTAGSVQEPRLIHLVYTPKNAKDAKRAPLALVGKAITFDSGGLSLKPTEGMVEMKTDMAGSAAVLAAMKVIGSVVKPPFPVHAFIGACENMPSGTAYKPGDILTARSGKTVEITNTDAEGRLVLGDMITWAAEHEPSAIIDLATLTGACMVALGNYIVGAFGDDDDTVNSVLAAARAAGEEMWRLPVSDLQKDALRSEVADMKNSGERWGGAINAALFLKEFVGDTPWVHLDIAGPSNSPKERGYLNKGGTGVGARTLVELVRRRATEVASQPEPTKAESPATKAPKAAKAPKAAKGKPARA